One Thunnus thynnus chromosome 18, fThuThy2.1, whole genome shotgun sequence genomic region harbors:
- the LOC137168775 gene encoding toll-like receptor 5: MKMLALQLVFIGVYIQVPTCYPSCTLYRLLADCSSQRHYSVPALPPNITHLYLELNYISEINSTSVRDFEQLLQLDLGNQHVQLVIRNNAFLRQKKLTRLILGNNIGLQLEPRAFAGLFNLQHLYLDHCNLNNSILAESYLQPLSSLETLDLSGNKIVRLKPGLFFLSLKKFTQLNLKLNQIDRLCEEDLVNFKGKYFTLLNMHSNHLSHMFDGDLNWERCGNPFRGMAFNTLDLSLSGSSVSRLRQFFKAINGTQIAHLILSGHIGKDFSHDNLPDPDKSTFEGLMNSAVEILDLSKSRIFALHVAVFSPLKNAIIIDISQNKINKINKNAFNGLQGHLRMLNLSFNLLGEINSYTFTSLTDLRVLDLSYNHIGVLGYKAFSGLPKLRALYLTGNSLRDLGFPASLPNLDFLLLGDNRLKSLNNIVDLGMNSIRVDITDNRLTNLEDVYVILSHFKRLQNLFYGSNFIMWCTLSPNVSIPRNNSLQVLDLQRSSLNIIWEEGKCLDLFDHLDNVLVLDLSFNLLKTLPEGIFSGLSSIIEIDLSSNKLTYLQQDVFPASLRKVDLSKNLLASPDPTTFQSLLFLNIVENQFHCDCNLETFLTWLNMTNVTFLTPVEEFRCKFPASLNNLTLLHYSRIVEPCQEDDERAVQNLKFALFIFSAILIITVILSGIVYTHLRGHIFIIYKKIFSRVLGGPKPPPPQEEGQYDAYLCFSNSDYRWVEAALLKKLDNQFSDKNILRCCFEARDFSPGEDHLSNIRDAICGSRKTVCIVSKEFLKDGCCLEALSLAQGWMPEKLTNVLIMLVVGKVAHYQLMKYNTVRACIQKRKYLVWPEDPQDLEWFYEELVSQILKKTKVKKLSEDKPEPDIQPHNQDSVQLENIRAIAM; the protein is encoded by the exons ATGAAGATGCTGGCTCTTCAGTTGGTTTTCATTGGTGTATACATACAG GTACCCACATGCTACCCATCATGTACTCTCTACAGGCTCTTGGCTGATTGCAGCTCACAGCGCCACTATTCGGTTCCTGCTCTGCCTCCCAACATCACCCACCTTTACCTGGAGTTGAACTACATCAGTGAGATCAACAGCACCTCGGTCCGAGACTTCGAGCAGCTGCTACAATTAGATCTTGGAAACCAGCATGTGCAACTTGTAATAAGGAACAACGCTTTCCTCAGGCAGAAAAAGTTGACTCGGTTGATCCTAGGCAACAATATTGGCCTTCAGCTGGAGCCAAGGGCATTTGCAGGACTGTTCAATTTACAACACCTCTATTTGGATCATTGCAATTTGAACAACTCCATACTGGCAGAAAGCTATCTGCAGCCGCTTTCGTCCCTAGAAACGCTTGATCTCTCTGGTAACAAAATAGTGAGACTCAAACCTGGACTGTTCTTTTTAAGTCTCAAAAAGTTCACACAGCTAAACCTCAAATTGAATCAGATTGACAGATTATGTGAAGAAGATCTTGTTAATTTTAAGGGGAAGTACTTCACACTCCTGAACATGCACTCCAACCACTTAAGCCACATGTTTGATGGAGATCTTAACTGGGAAAGATGCGGAAACCCTTTTAGAGGGATGGCCTTTAATACCCTTGATTTATCCCTCAGTGGGTCCAGTGTAAGCAGATTAAGACAGTTTTTCAAAGCAATAAATGGGACTCAGATTGCTCATCTTATATTATCTGGACACATCGGTAAAGATTTTTCACATGACAATTTACCCGATCCAGACAAAAGCACATTCGAAGGCCTCATGAACAGTGCAGTTGAAATTTTAGATCTGTCTAAAAGCCGTATATTTGCTCTGCACGTGGCTGTTTTCAGCCCTctaaaaaatgcaataataattgatatttcccaaaacaaaatcaataagATTAACAAAAATGCTTTCAATGGTCTTCAGGGACATTTACGAATGCTGAACCTGTCATTCAACCTTCTAGGAGAAATAAATTCTTACACATTTACCAGTCTGACAGACCTTAGGGTGTTGGATTTGTCTTATAACCACATTGGTGTATTGGGATACAAAGCATTCAGTGGTCTTCCCAAATTACGAGCATTATATCTGACAGGAAACTCACTGCGAGACCTGGGTTTCCCTGCATCATTACCAAACTTAGATTTTCTCCTTTTGGGTGACAATAGGTTGAAATCACTGAACAATATTGTCGACTTGGGCATGAACAGTATTCGTGTGGACATTACAGACAACAGATTAACAAACTTGGAGGatgtttatgtcattttatcTCATTTCAAGCGTCTCCAAAATCTTTTCTATGGCAGCAACTTCATCATGTGGTGCACTCTAAGTCCGAACGTTTCAATACCTCGTAATAACAGTTTGCAAGTTCTGGATCTTCAGCGTAGTTCCCTGAACATAATCTGGGAAGAGGGGAAGTGCCTTGATCTGTTTGATCATCTCGACAATGTGCTTGTTCTGGATTTAAGCTTCAACTTACTCAAGACTCTCCCTGAAGGGATTTTCAGTGGCCTCAGCTCAATCATAGAGATCGACCTCTCGTCTAATAAATTGACCTATCTGCAGCAGGATGTCTTTCCCGCCAGCCTGAGAAAAGTCGACCTCTCAAAAAACTTATTGGCGTCTCCAGACCCTACAACGTTTCagtctcttctctttctcaacATTGTGGAAAATCAGTTCCACTGCGATTGCAATCTCGAGACTTTCCTGACGTGGCTGAACATGACTAATGTAACTTTCCTGACCCCAGTTGAGGAGTTCAGATGTAAGTTTCCGGCCTCTCTCAACAACCTTACTTTGCTGCATTACTCCAGGATTGTCGAGCCATGTCAGGAGGATGACGAGAGAGCCGTCCAAAATCTTAAGTTTGCTCTGTTCATCTTCTCTGCCATCCTCATAATCACCGTCATCCTCAGTGGGATTGTTTACACCCATCTGCGTGGGCACATATTCATCATCTACAAAAAGATCTTCAGCAGAGTTCTCGGGGGTCCAAAACCCCCGCCTCCTCAGGAGGAGGGGCAGTACGATGCCTACCTCTGCTTTAGCAACAGTGACTACAGGTGGGTGGAGGCTGCATTGCTGAAGAAGCTTGATAACCAGTTTTCAGATAAGAACATCCTGCGCTGTTGTTTCGAGGCCAGAGATTTCTCGCCAGGTGAGGATCACCTTTCCAACATCAGAGATGCCATCTGTGGCAGCAGGAAGACTGTGTGCATCGTCTCCAAGGAGTTTCTTAAAG ACGGCTGCTGCCTGGAAGCGCTATCATTGGCCCAGGGGTGGATGCCGGAAAAGCTGACAAACGTCTTGATTATGCTGGTGGTAGGGAAG GTGGCTCACTACCAGCTGATGAAATACAACACAGTCAGAGCTTGCATCCAAAAGAGAAAGTACCTCGTCTGGCCCGAGGACCCCCAGGACCTGGAGTGGTTTTATGAGGAGCTTGTCTCACAGATACTTAAAAAGACCAAGGTGAAAAAGCTTTCAGAGGACAAACCCGAGCCTGACATCCAGCCTCACAATCAGGACAGTGTCCAGCTTGAGAACATCAGAGCAATTGCAATGTAA